The Primulina huaijiensis isolate GDHJ02 chromosome 17, ASM1229523v2, whole genome shotgun sequence genome window below encodes:
- the LOC140962868 gene encoding pentatricopeptide repeat-containing protein At4g01990, mitochondrial-like: protein MATRRISGLILQKSLLSARWLCTVKETTKTVKEKKNLLFNRVSRLTPFSKTSANDVLDKWVEEGNPVKRFDLVNLIGYCRNRKKFHLALQLSDWMEKMNFERNNADQAVRIDLLYKTKDLASAEKYFDSLQDSEKTEKTLGAILSSFCNEKAIDKASETFKKMKESNYATTLNYNNMLALYHNMDQSEKVISLVEEMEEKHIAVDVYTYNLLINSYAAMKNFDAVEEVVEKMKSNNVELSLFTCGNLATIYVNRGLFEKANHFLEMMEKMDNQVNEFGVGASRTRMKLYSEMNNLSGVKRAWESLKATYGGRPSNTSYLSMLVALSKLGDQESLENLFREWEMGCSHYDFRLPNVLLKFYLRRDVIEEATTLYEKLLSKGMERYSSTLILFATLCIKKCQIDLALKYLETGVDKAKQKEKEFLISEETIKLFLDYFEENCDEDRAEKFIDCMRKIDRLESSVSDSLLSKIRASIRSIDI from the exons ATGGCGACTCGTAGAATAAGCGGTTTGATCCTCCAGAAATCGTTGTTATCTGCGCGTTGGTTGTGTACAGTAAAGGAAACTACGAAGACTGTAAAGGAGAAGAAAAACCTTCTGTTCAACAGAGTTTCGAGGCTCACTCCATTCTCCAAAACCAGCGCGAATGACGTTCTTGACAAATGGGTGGAGGAAGGAAATCCCGTCAAGCGGTTCGATTTGGTAAACCTCATCGGTTATTGCCGGAATCGTAAAAAGTTTCACCTCGCTCTTCAG TTGTCTGATTGGATGGAAAAAATGAATTTCGAAAGAAACAATGCTGATCAAGCTGTGCGTATCGACCTCCTCTACAAGACAAAAGATTTAGCTTCTGCAGAAAAATACTTCGATAGCCTCCAAGACTCGGAAAAAACTGAGAAAACCCTTGGAGCGATTCTTAGTAGTTTTTGCAATGAGAAAGCAATTGACAAGGCTTCCGAGACCTTTAAGAAGATGAAGGAGTCAAATTATGCGACCACTCTAAATTACAATAATATGCTTGCACTCTACCATAACATGGACCAGTCAGAGAAAGTCATCTCATTAGTAGAAGAAATGGAAGAGAAACATATTGCTGTTGATGTTTATACTTATAATTTATTGATTAACAGTTATGCTGCTATGAAAAATTTTGACGCAGTTGAAGAAGTAGTAGAgaaaatgaaaagtaataatGTGGAATTAAGTTTGTTTACATGTGGAAACCTAGCTACCATATATGTCAATCGTGGGTTGTTCGAAAAGGCCAACCATTTTCTTGAAATGATGGAGAAAATGGATAATCAGGTGAACGAGTTTGGAGTTGGAGCTTCACGAACACGTATGAAGTTGTATTCTGAGATGAATAATTTATCAGGAGTTAAACGGGCATGGGAGTCTTTGAAGGCAACTTATGGGGGGCGCCCAAGTAATACTAGCTACCTTTCCATGCTTGTAGCTCTTTCCAAACTCGGGGATCAAGAAAGCCTAGAGAATCTTTTTAGGGAGTGGGAAATGGGTTGTTCCCATTATGATTTCAGGTTACCAAATGTGTTGCTAAAGTTTTACCTTAGACGGGACGTGATTGAAGAGGCCACAACGCTCTACGAAAAATTGCTTAGCAAAGGGAtggaacgttattcaagcacATTGATCTTGTTTGCTACTCTATGCATAAAAAAGTGTCAGATAGATTTGGCTCTGAAGTATTTGGAGACAGGTGTGGATAAAGCGAAGCAGAAGGAGAAGGAATTTCTTATATCAGAGGAAACAATTAAACTTTTTCTGGATTATTTTGAGGAGAATTGTGATGAAGACAGAGCTGAGAAGTTCATCGACTGTATGAGGAAGATCGATCGCCTCGAATCTTCTGTAAGCGATTCCTTGCTTTCGAAGATCAGAGCGTCCATTAGGTCCATAGATATCTAA
- the LOC140962869 gene encoding pentatricopeptide repeat-containing protein At4g01990, mitochondrial-like has protein sequence MATGSGLILRKSSSAFARWLCTTAKPVQTAKKRSLVFHKVSRLPQSSKTAIVDFLDSWVSEGNSLARSDLTSLVSYYRNRNKYHLALQLFDWMEKSKLEIKNSDQAVCIDILYKTKGLASAEKYFNSLQDSEKTHKTFGAILNSYCNAKAFDKALETFEMMKKSNYAVTLNYNNMLTLYHKMDRPEKVVSLVQEMEVKHIALNIYTYNLLINSYAALENFDAAEEVLEKMKSNNVECSLFTCGNLATIYVNRGLFEKANHFLEMMEKMENRRDEFGFGSLRTRLKLYSDMNDLSGVRRAWESLKSTYRTPNNTGYLFMLVALSKLGDQETLEKLFKEWETGCSAYDFRLPNVLLKFYLRRDMIEEATALYEKLVNKGMNPNLSTFTLLANLFIKKGQVDSALKYLATGVDKAKLKKREFLISEETIKLILNYFEENRDEDGAEKFIDSMRKIDGLQSSVCDSLHSKIRASNRAIDS, from the exons ATGGCGACTGGCAGCGGTTTAATCCTCCGTAAATCGTCTTCAGCATTTGCTCGTTGGTTGTGCACAACAGCAAAGCCAGTGCAAACGGCGAAGAAGAGGAGCCTCGTGTTCCACAAAGTTTCGAGGCTCCCTCAATCCTCCAAAACCGCCATTGTAGACTTTCTTGACAGCTGGGTTAGTGAAGGAAATTCCCTCGCGCGCTCCGATTTGACCAGTCTCGTTAGTTATTACCGAAATCGCAACAAGTATCACCTCGCTCTCCAG TTGTTTGATTGGATGGAAAAAAGCAAACTTGAAATAAAGAATTCTGATCAAGCGGTATGTATAGACATCCTCTACAAGACAAAGGGTTTAGCTTCAGCAGAAAAATACTTCAATAGCCTCCAAGACTCGGAAAAAACTCATAAAACCTTTGGAGCGATTCTTAACAGTTATTGCAATGCCAAAGCTTTTGATAAGGCTTTGGAAACCTTTGAGATGATGAAAAAGTCAAATTATGCGGTCACCCTGAATTACAACAATATGCTTACGCTCTACCATAAGATGGACCGGCCAGAGAAGGTAGTCTCATTAGTACAAGAGATGGAGGTGAAACATATCGCTCTTAACATCTATACTTATAATTTATTGATCAACAGTTATGCTGCTctagaaaattttgatgctgctgaagAAGTTTTAGAgaaaatgaaaagtaataatGTGGAATGTAGTTTGTTTACATGTGGAAACCTAGCTACCATATATGTCAACCGTGGGTTGTTCGAAAAGGCCAATCATTTTCTCGAAATGATGGAGAAAATGGAGAATAGGCGGGATGAGTTTGGATTTGGATCTTTACGAACCCGTCTGAAGTTGTATTCTGATATGAACGATTTATCAGGAGTTAGACGGGCATGGGAGTCTTTGAAGTCTACTTATCGGACCCCCAATAACACTGGCTACCTTTTCATGCTTGTAGCTCTTTCCAAACTCGGGGATCAAGAAACCCTCGAGAAACTTTTTAAGGAGTGGGAAACAGGTTGTTCTGCTTATGATTTCCGGTTACCGAATGTGTTACTAAAGTTTTACCTTAGACGGGACATGATTGAAGAGGCCACGGCACTCTATGAAAAATTGGTTAACAAAGggatgaatcctaatttaagCACATTTACCTTACTTGCCAATCTATTCATAAAAAAGGGTCAAGTTGATTCGGCCCTGAAATATTTGGCGACGGGTGTTGATAAAGCGAAACTGAAGAAGAGGGAATTTCTTATATCAGAGGAAACGATTAAACTTATTCTGAATTATTTCGAGGAGAATCGTGATGAAGATGGAGCTGAGAAGTTTATTGACAGCATGAGGAAGATCGATGGCCTCCAGTCTTCGGTATGCGATTCCTTGCATTCGAAGATCAGAGCATCCAATAGGGCCATTGATAGCTGA